One part of the Acidobacteriota bacterium genome encodes these proteins:
- a CDS encoding HAD family hydrolase, with product MIRGIVFDLDDTLYPYDEYLESGFLVTAKYLGAKYGVDPRQALEYMKALHSRRKVKEVFSNTVKRFKLDSAVAIELVSVFRKHKPVLALFSGYRPLLDALARSYILGLLVDGEPDVQERKITALRIDRYFKSLLYAGKYEDSKAKPHPFLYQLMARVMGLHPKETVFVADNPFLDFIGARKAGFLTVRTLTGEYADKESTTDFDADHRIQDLHALPEVLRLYE from the coding sequence ATGATCAGAGGGATCGTATTTGACCTGGATGACACCCTGTACCCCTACGACGAGTACCTCGAAAGCGGGTTCCTGGTCACGGCGAAGTATCTGGGCGCCAAGTACGGGGTCGATCCCCGCCAGGCCCTGGAGTACATGAAGGCCCTCCATTCCCGCCGGAAGGTCAAGGAAGTCTTCTCCAACACGGTCAAGCGCTTCAAGCTCGACTCCGCGGTGGCCATCGAGCTGGTGTCCGTGTTCCGCAAGCACAAGCCGGTCCTGGCGCTCTTCTCCGGGTACCGCCCGCTCCTGGACGCCCTGGCGCGCTCGTACATCCTGGGGCTCCTGGTGGACGGGGAGCCCGACGTCCAGGAGCGGAAGATCACCGCCCTCCGGATCGACCGGTACTTCAAGAGCCTCCTCTACGCCGGCAAGTACGAGGATTCGAAGGCGAAGCCGCACCCCTTCCTCTACCAGCTCATGGCCCGGGTGATGGGCCTTCACCCGAAGGAGACGGTCTTCGTCGCCGACAACCCCTTCCTCGATTTCATCGGGGCCCGCAAGGCCGGTTTCCTGACGGTACGGACCCTGACGGGCGAGTACGCCGACAAGGAGAGCACCACGGACTTCGACGCCGACCACCGGATCCAGGACCTCCACGCCCTGCCCGAGGTCCTCCGCCTCTATGAGTGA
- a CDS encoding PilZ domain-containing protein, with protein MNERRQYVRVPTREMVLFREMSIPKDLFAEDRATTRNISPGGIQFESPRNIPEGTVLKLQIELKNWARFLKGPEKARFANLPLKILGEVVHCEKADGEEVYSVGVKFLGLDPWFQEAILTYLKEMFPEE; from the coding sequence TTGAACGAGAGAAGACAATACGTACGGGTTCCCACGCGCGAAATGGTCCTGTTCCGCGAGATGTCCATCCCCAAGGACCTTTTCGCGGAGGACCGGGCCACGACCCGGAACATCTCCCCCGGGGGCATCCAGTTCGAGAGCCCCCGCAACATCCCCGAGGGCACGGTCCTGAAGCTGCAGATCGAGCTGAAGAACTGGGCGCGGTTTCTCAAGGGGCCGGAGAAGGCGCGTTTCGCGAATCTGCCCCTGAAGATCCTGGGGGAGGTCGTCCACTGCGAGAAGGCCGACGGCGAGGAGGTCTACAGCGTCGGCGTGAAGTTCCTGGGCCTGGACCCCTGGTTCCAGGAAGCCATTCTCACCTACCTGAAGGAGATGTTTCCAGAAGAATGA
- the rnc gene encoding ribonuclease III, whose amino-acid sequence MWDLVEYRARIAELYAILGHRFLEPALLCRALTHRSFANENLHLGLEHNEALEFIGDSVLGFVVSTRLFERFPGRTEGEYSRMRSYLVSGEHLGELAQTLHLGHFVLLGRGEVKTGGALKKNILSDTLEAVIAAVYLDGGIRPARAFVHRLFRKAFQALEKGGCPSEDYKSRLQISLAEDHRPAPRYVLVGEDGPPHDRCFRVEVWIGERRAGTGTGRSKKEAQQKAAKQAIEAKEAPSRSD is encoded by the coding sequence ATGTGGGACCTTGTCGAATACCGCGCCCGAATCGCCGAGCTGTACGCGATCCTCGGCCACCGCTTCCTCGAGCCGGCCCTCCTGTGCCGGGCCCTCACCCATCGCTCCTTCGCCAACGAGAACCTCCACCTCGGGCTCGAGCACAACGAAGCGCTGGAGTTCATCGGGGACTCGGTCCTCGGCTTCGTCGTCAGCACCCGGCTCTTCGAGCGGTTCCCGGGGCGGACCGAAGGGGAGTACTCCCGGATGCGCTCCTACCTGGTCAGCGGGGAACACCTCGGGGAACTGGCGCAGACCCTGCACCTGGGCCACTTCGTGCTGCTGGGGCGGGGCGAGGTCAAGACCGGCGGGGCGCTGAAGAAGAACATCCTCAGCGACACCCTGGAAGCCGTGATCGCCGCCGTCTACCTGGACGGGGGGATCCGGCCGGCCCGAGCGTTCGTGCACCGGTTGTTCCGAAAGGCCTTCCAGGCGCTCGAAAAGGGCGGCTGCCCGTCGGAGGACTACAAGTCCCGGCTCCAGATCTCCCTGGCGGAGGACCACCGGCCGGCGCCCCGGTACGTGCTCGTCGGCGAGGACGGCCCGCCCCACGACCGGTGTTTCCGGGTCGAGGTCTGGATCGGGGAGCGACGGGCGGGGACGGGAACGGGCCGTTCGAAGAAGGAAGCCCAGCAGAAGGCGGCCAAACAGGCGATCGAGGCCAAAGAAGCCCCTTCCCGGTCTGATTGA
- a CDS encoding Crp/Fnr family transcriptional regulator, whose amino-acid sequence MNRKVILTKDAILWESGETARNIAVLEKGRLGVRAGTELVGIVLPKMIFGETALLGLKGDPPLRTATVFAMEDDTVVTEYPPALVQKMFEVEDKKVAVMVLKTLVGQVGKHCLMVYNANRDYKMIREAMIGCLRGLIAPSRDLEQIGCWDSFMRTFVFLSGLRDYLSTLTRQYVTATTERAEMVQRSSEMVREMMTDEDVDLAGVMTDFIQEEKARDEWFEH is encoded by the coding sequence ATGAACAGAAAAGTGATCTTGACCAAGGATGCCATCCTGTGGGAGAGCGGGGAGACGGCCCGCAACATCGCCGTGCTGGAGAAGGGGCGGCTGGGCGTCCGGGCGGGGACGGAACTCGTCGGGATCGTCCTCCCGAAGATGATCTTCGGGGAGACGGCCCTCCTGGGGCTCAAGGGCGACCCCCCCCTGCGGACCGCCACCGTCTTCGCCATGGAGGACGACACCGTCGTCACCGAGTACCCGCCGGCCCTGGTCCAAAAGATGTTCGAAGTGGAGGACAAGAAGGTGGCGGTCATGGTGCTCAAGACGCTGGTGGGGCAGGTGGGCAAGCACTGCCTCATGGTCTACAACGCCAACCGCGACTACAAGATGATCCGGGAGGCCATGATCGGCTGCCTCCGCGGCCTCATCGCCCCCTCCCGGGACCTGGAGCAGATCGGGTGCTGGGACAGCTTCATGCGCACCTTCGTGTTCCTCAGCGGGCTCCGGGACTACCTCAGCACCCTGACCCGGCAGTACGTGACCGCCACCACGGAGCGAGCCGAGATGGTCCAGCGCTCGTCGGAGATGGTGCGCGAGATGATGACGGACGAGGACGTGGACCTGGCCGGGGTCATGACCGACTTCATCCAGGAAGAGAAAGCGCGGGACGAGTGGTTCGAACACTGA
- a CDS encoding tetratricopeptide repeat protein: MSETDETIDTTAAVLKTLVLTDLVDSTKITGQLGDEQIFTVFGRHDRMARDLLAANRGREIDKTDGFLLLFDRPIDALAYAMAYHAGLRELSGALGVRLAARVGIHLGEVFLRENPPEDVARGAKPLEVEGLAKPVAARLMSLATAGQTLLTRTAFDVIRRAAVGSQALPARLNWLAHGNFALKGVEEPTEIYEVGEPDFAPLTPPPDSEKAHRIVGDQTILGWRPSPGQDVPHRPNWALVEKLGEGGYGEVWLAKHKKTHDLLVFKFCFEAERLRGIKREVTLFRLIKEALGNREDIARIRDWNFDDPPYFLEAEYTEGGSLLEWFEKQGGGGKVPLKERVLIVARVAEALAAAHSVGVLHKDIKPANILITLDKEGHAQPKLTDFGIGLLTDTSRLAEFGITVMGATEMAATKSATSGGTMQYMAPELLEGKLPTTQADIYSLGVILYQLAVGDMQRTLAPGWERQVEDPLLREDIAAAVEGVLENRLSSAGELARRLRALDERRAQREAEEKAKKAAERSRRRRKIVIPVMIGLAVLAVAMAIQARRIALEAERANREAETARQISDFMVELFTLTEADKGRGDTITAREILDRGAEKIRRELSGQPVTQARMMSTIGLVYVKLGLLGKAEPLIREALAVREKALGPDHPDTADSLDTLGVLLTRQKKYGEAEQTLRKALAVQEGLNPEGAATAGVLLHLADLLKAQGRHGDAQPYEMRAAAILKKGEPGTAAGTFFQPRKEVFALAREIDVSQNTSAILGRGPFPSSVITQEPGMLHLVDIEGRQPPKDQPLGEGEEVAAILGNAGVAVRKGSRLIGRPVFHKEAKWKEMLILDGIKPTEKVFCEPGADQLILAERNSLRLLRAEGDKFVSSAPISISGDLISAKAVPGFFAVADQASNVRAYRAADFKEILNVRIEDGGVHALAIDHMHEKLAVGGWFDAIYVYDLKGVRPVQKFSSPGKTNALHFVIDYPTLLVARKGEVLAWREGQGIIARYETQGASYTHILQGEDGILVLDDFAKKVLSFSYRSFPLTDTKKIANTEIWGGTFSTDGRFFFLGSSDGRIHRYDMPRGIIDSKVAHTQGVTSLVCAGNELISAADDKTIARWSIDRLDLLSQNKAHDYLVNYLFWEDKAKRLWSCSQDQQVKSWSLPDFKQLSVISPKRGPVASIWVDSAKGLALVGMWTQRWLEMRLRGGGWEITREQPVNAVNVYAMAYHPDLNMVCLVGTQRGDLWLYDVETGNAGRLATADEYASSCTILGKDTFLVFGKNTVVSYRMERRKEGIHYTVGYNLNTDIGIAFVCAASRDGNQAVSGSADGRIAVFSPSELVKQPTYQAMLTVVPPTGPPSETKGKPKR; the protein is encoded by the coding sequence ATGAGCGAAACGGACGAGACGATCGACACCACGGCGGCGGTGCTCAAAACCCTGGTCCTCACCGACCTGGTGGACAGCACCAAGATCACCGGGCAGCTGGGCGACGAGCAGATCTTCACGGTGTTCGGGCGCCACGACCGCATGGCCCGGGACCTCCTGGCGGCCAACCGCGGCCGGGAGATCGACAAGACCGACGGCTTCCTCCTGCTCTTCGACCGTCCCATCGACGCCCTGGCCTACGCCATGGCCTACCACGCCGGGCTGCGGGAACTCTCCGGCGCCCTCGGCGTCCGGCTGGCGGCCCGGGTGGGCATCCACCTGGGGGAGGTCTTCCTGCGGGAGAACCCCCCGGAGGACGTGGCCCGCGGCGCGAAGCCCCTGGAAGTGGAAGGGCTGGCCAAACCCGTGGCCGCGCGACTGATGTCCCTGGCCACCGCCGGGCAGACCCTCCTGACGCGCACCGCCTTCGACGTCATCCGCCGGGCGGCCGTGGGGAGCCAGGCCCTCCCCGCCCGCCTCAACTGGCTCGCCCACGGCAACTTCGCCCTCAAGGGGGTGGAGGAACCCACCGAGATCTACGAGGTGGGGGAGCCCGACTTCGCCCCCCTGACCCCGCCGCCCGACTCCGAGAAGGCCCACCGCATCGTCGGCGACCAGACCATCCTCGGCTGGCGCCCCTCCCCCGGGCAGGACGTGCCGCACCGCCCCAACTGGGCGCTGGTGGAGAAGCTCGGGGAAGGCGGCTACGGCGAGGTCTGGCTGGCGAAGCACAAGAAAACCCACGACCTCCTCGTCTTCAAGTTCTGCTTCGAGGCGGAGCGGCTCCGGGGCATCAAGCGGGAGGTCACCCTCTTCCGGCTCATCAAGGAGGCCCTGGGCAACCGGGAGGACATCGCCCGGATCCGGGACTGGAACTTCGACGACCCGCCCTACTTCCTCGAGGCCGAGTACACCGAGGGCGGCAGCCTGCTGGAGTGGTTCGAGAAGCAGGGGGGGGGCGGGAAGGTTCCGCTGAAGGAGCGGGTCCTCATCGTGGCCCGGGTGGCCGAGGCCCTGGCGGCGGCCCACTCGGTGGGCGTCCTCCACAAGGACATCAAGCCCGCCAACATCCTGATCACCCTCGACAAGGAAGGGCACGCTCAGCCCAAGCTGACGGACTTCGGCATCGGCCTCCTCACCGACACCAGCCGCCTCGCGGAGTTCGGCATCACCGTGATGGGGGCCACGGAGATGGCCGCCACCAAGAGTGCCACCTCCGGCGGCACCATGCAGTACATGGCCCCCGAGCTGCTGGAGGGGAAGCTCCCCACCACCCAGGCCGACATCTACTCCCTGGGCGTGATCCTCTACCAACTGGCGGTGGGGGACATGCAGCGCACCCTGGCCCCGGGCTGGGAACGCCAGGTGGAGGACCCCCTCCTGCGGGAGGACATCGCCGCCGCGGTGGAGGGGGTGCTGGAGAATCGCCTCTCGAGCGCCGGGGAACTGGCCCGCCGGCTCCGGGCCCTCGACGAGCGCCGGGCGCAGCGGGAGGCCGAGGAGAAGGCGAAAAAGGCCGCCGAGCGCTCCCGCCGCCGCCGCAAGATCGTGATCCCGGTGATGATCGGCCTGGCCGTCCTGGCCGTGGCCATGGCCATCCAGGCGCGGCGGATCGCCCTGGAGGCGGAGCGGGCCAACCGGGAGGCCGAGACCGCGCGGCAGATCTCCGACTTCATGGTGGAGCTGTTCACCCTCACCGAGGCGGACAAGGGCCGGGGCGACACCATCACCGCCCGGGAGATCCTGGACCGCGGCGCCGAGAAGATCCGCCGGGAACTGTCGGGGCAGCCCGTGACCCAGGCCCGGATGATGAGCACCATCGGCCTGGTCTACGTAAAGCTGGGCCTGCTGGGCAAGGCGGAGCCCCTGATCCGCGAGGCGCTGGCCGTCCGGGAGAAGGCCCTGGGCCCGGACCACCCCGACACCGCCGACAGCCTGGACACCCTGGGGGTCCTGCTGACCCGGCAGAAAAAGTACGGGGAGGCGGAGCAGACGCTGCGGAAGGCCCTGGCCGTCCAGGAAGGCCTGAACCCCGAGGGCGCCGCCACGGCGGGCGTTCTGCTTCACCTCGCCGACCTGCTCAAGGCCCAGGGACGCCACGGAGACGCCCAGCCCTACGAAATGCGGGCCGCGGCCATCCTCAAGAAGGGCGAGCCCGGCACCGCCGCCGGCACCTTCTTCCAACCCCGGAAGGAGGTCTTCGCCCTGGCCCGCGAGATCGACGTCAGCCAGAACACGAGCGCCATCCTGGGCCGGGGTCCCTTCCCCAGCTCCGTCATCACCCAGGAACCCGGCATGCTTCACCTGGTGGACATCGAGGGCCGCCAGCCCCCCAAGGACCAACCCCTGGGCGAAGGGGAGGAGGTCGCCGCCATTCTCGGCAACGCCGGCGTCGCCGTTCGCAAGGGGAGCCGCCTCATCGGCAGGCCCGTGTTCCACAAGGAAGCGAAGTGGAAGGAGATGCTGATCCTGGACGGGATCAAGCCGACCGAGAAGGTCTTTTGCGAACCGGGGGCCGATCAGCTCATCCTGGCTGAAAGGAACAGCCTCCGGCTCCTGCGGGCGGAAGGCGACAAGTTCGTTTCCTCCGCCCCGATCAGCATCAGCGGCGACTTGATCAGCGCCAAGGCCGTCCCCGGCTTCTTCGCCGTGGCCGACCAGGCCTCCAACGTCCGCGCCTACCGAGCAGCCGACTTCAAGGAAATCTTGAACGTCCGGATCGAGGACGGGGGCGTCCACGCGCTCGCCATCGACCACATGCACGAAAAACTGGCCGTCGGCGGCTGGTTCGACGCGATCTACGTTTATGACCTGAAGGGCGTCCGTCCGGTCCAGAAGTTCTCGTCGCCCGGCAAGACCAATGCGCTGCACTTCGTCATCGATTACCCGACGCTCCTGGTGGCCCGCAAAGGGGAAGTGCTGGCCTGGCGCGAGGGCCAGGGGATCATCGCCCGCTACGAGACCCAGGGCGCCAGCTACACGCACATCCTCCAGGGCGAGGACGGCATCCTGGTCCTGGACGATTTCGCCAAGAAAGTGCTGTCCTTCTCCTACCGGTCCTTCCCCCTCACGGACACCAAAAAGATCGCCAACACCGAAATCTGGGGGGGCACCTTCTCCACGGACGGCCGCTTTTTCTTCCTGGGGTCCAGCGACGGCCGGATACACCGCTACGACATGCCCCGGGGGATCATCGACAGCAAGGTGGCCCACACCCAGGGGGTGACCTCCCTGGTCTGCGCCGGGAACGAGCTGATTTCCGCGGCCGACGACAAGACCATCGCCCGGTGGTCCATCGACCGTCTCGACCTGCTTTCCCAGAACAAGGCCCACGATTATCTCGTGAACTATCTCTTCTGGGAGGACAAGGCCAAACGCCTGTGGTCCTGCTCCCAGGACCAGCAGGTCAAGAGCTGGAGCCTCCCCGACTTCAAGCAACTGTCGGTCATCAGCCCGAAGCGCGGACCGGTGGCGTCCATCTGGGTCGACAGCGCGAAAGGGTTGGCCCTCGTCGGCATGTGGACCCAGCGCTGGCTCGAGATGCGGCTGCGGGGCGGCGGTTGGGAGATCACGCGGGAACAGCCGGTCAACGCCGTTAACGTCTACGCCATGGCCTACCACCCTGATCTGAACATGGTTTGCCTCGTGGGGACCCAGCGGGGCGACCTCTGGCTCTACGACGTGGAGACCGGCAACGCGGGCCGCCTCGCGACCGCGGACGAGTACGCCTCCAGCTGCACCATCCTGGGGAAGGACACCTTCTTGGTGTTCGGGAAGAACACGGTCGTCTCCTACCGGATGGAGCGCCGTAAGGAGGGGATTCACTACACGGTGGGCTACAACCTGAACACGGACATCGGGATCGCCTTTGTCTGCGCCGCGTCGAGAGACGGCAACCAGGCCGTCTCCGGGAGCGCCGACGGCCGGATCGCGGTGTTCAGCCCTTCCGAACTGGTCAAGCAGCCCACCTACCAGGCCATGCTCACCGTGGTGCCCCCGACGGGGCCGCCCAGCGAGACGAAAGGGAAACCAAAGCGATAA
- a CDS encoding cyclic nucleotide-binding domain-containing protein encodes MLKWLGKGSNLENLMASKNYRKAVTLIREQLQAKENKDNLWLIQQLALVLELDGQKDKAVKVLEDLADRFVKDNYLAKAVAVIKNIQRLAPDRPGLEEKLAETIGLQSAEATRKFYPAGARPAVAVPGAAPAATPQPSEAAQALKTLPLRPPPPPDQPLRPSVGAPVGPAPGFQGVKGSPLFSEFAPHELAAFMRGLILKSFSPGEIIVTEGEPGDSLFVLAGGRVRVYVRDERNRNQMVRTLDEGAFFGEISLVTGQPRSATITAASSCDVLELDQAALQKIGEQHPKVSEVITDFCNRRFGSPEEKLARGEIDERAVPEIDFEIGFDAGAEEE; translated from the coding sequence ATGCTGAAGTGGCTGGGCAAAGGAAGCAACCTGGAGAACCTGATGGCCTCGAAGAACTACCGCAAGGCCGTGACGCTGATCCGCGAGCAGCTGCAGGCGAAGGAGAACAAGGACAACCTCTGGCTGATCCAGCAGCTGGCGCTGGTGCTCGAACTCGACGGGCAGAAGGACAAAGCCGTGAAGGTCCTCGAGGACCTCGCCGACCGCTTCGTGAAAGACAACTACCTCGCCAAGGCTGTGGCCGTCATCAAGAACATCCAGCGGCTGGCCCCGGACCGGCCCGGCCTGGAGGAGAAACTGGCCGAGACCATCGGGCTGCAGAGCGCCGAGGCGACCCGGAAGTTCTACCCGGCGGGCGCCCGACCGGCCGTCGCGGTCCCCGGGGCGGCCCCGGCCGCAACCCCTCAACCCTCCGAGGCAGCCCAGGCGCTCAAGACCCTGCCGCTGCGCCCCCCGCCGCCGCCCGATCAACCCCTGCGGCCTTCCGTCGGGGCGCCGGTCGGCCCCGCGCCGGGCTTCCAGGGCGTGAAGGGGTCCCCCCTCTTCAGCGAGTTCGCACCCCACGAACTGGCGGCCTTCATGCGGGGGCTGATCCTGAAGTCCTTCTCGCCGGGGGAGATCATCGTGACCGAGGGGGAGCCCGGCGACAGCCTCTTCGTGCTGGCCGGGGGCCGCGTGCGGGTCTACGTCCGGGACGAGCGCAACCGGAACCAGATGGTCCGCACCCTCGACGAGGGCGCCTTCTTCGGCGAAATCTCCCTGGTCACGGGGCAGCCGCGCTCCGCCACCATCACCGCGGCCTCCTCCTGCGACGTCCTCGAGCTGGACCAGGCCGCCCTGCAAAAGATCGGCGAGCAGCACCCCAAGGTCTCGGAGGTGATCACCGACTTCTGCAACCGGCGCTTCGGCAGCCCCGAGGAAAAACTGGCCCGGGGGGAGATCGACGAGCGGGCGGTGCCCGAGATCGACTTCGAGATCGGTTTCGACGCGGGGGCCGAGGAGGAGTGA
- the atpB gene encoding F0F1 ATP synthase subunit A → MEQLWLTRVLNALLGPAVVRVGETLGARFENPAAPIPNHVAYILFVTVFLVVFFWWLRRKLSMDRPGGMQHLVESVVGGIQGLSDAIIGPQGRKHLSFHVSLGTFIFFANLVGLVPGFESPTSNINVTAGCAIVVFCYYNWVGIRQHGLLGYLKEFMGPVPLIAPLMVPVEILSHLARPFSLSVRLFANIYGEDLIILVFAGLLPFVLPLPILALAIFTSLLQAFVFVILSIVYISQTVAHDDGHGEEAHAR, encoded by the coding sequence ATGGAACAACTGTGGCTGACACGCGTGCTGAATGCGCTGCTGGGACCGGCGGTGGTCCGGGTCGGCGAGACCCTCGGCGCCCGCTTCGAGAACCCGGCCGCCCCGATCCCCAACCACGTGGCCTACATCCTCTTCGTGACCGTCTTCCTCGTGGTCTTCTTCTGGTGGCTCCGGCGGAAACTCAGCATGGACCGCCCGGGGGGGATGCAGCACCTGGTCGAGTCCGTGGTGGGCGGCATCCAGGGGCTCAGCGACGCCATCATCGGGCCGCAGGGGCGCAAACACCTCTCCTTCCACGTCTCCCTCGGCACCTTCATCTTCTTCGCCAACCTCGTCGGCCTGGTGCCCGGTTTCGAGTCCCCCACCAGCAACATCAACGTCACCGCCGGGTGCGCCATCGTGGTGTTCTGTTACTACAACTGGGTGGGGATCCGGCAGCACGGCCTGCTGGGCTACCTCAAGGAGTTCATGGGGCCGGTCCCCCTCATCGCCCCGCTCATGGTCCCCGTGGAGATCCTGTCCCACCTGGCGAGGCCTTTCTCGCTGTCCGTCCGTCTCTTCGCCAACATCTACGGCGAGGACCTCATCATCCTGGTGTTCGCCGGCCTGCTCCCCTTCGTGCTCCCGCTCCCCATCCTGGCCCTGGCCATTTTCACCAGCCTGCTGCAGGCCTTCGTGTTCGTCATCCTGTCCATCGTCTACATCTCGCAGACCGTCGCCCACGACGACGGGCACGGCGAGGAAGCCCACGCCCGCTAG
- a CDS encoding ATP synthase F0 subunit C, producing MGAMAVLAALFTLPVLAEGAPPAEKAAAADGWMKVLPAFAMALASAVCGLGQSKAIVAACESVSRNPGAADSIRFFLILGLVLIESLALYTLLIIFAK from the coding sequence ATGGGTGCCATGGCCGTCCTCGCCGCCCTGTTCACCCTGCCGGTCCTGGCCGAGGGCGCCCCGCCGGCGGAGAAGGCCGCGGCCGCCGACGGCTGGATGAAGGTCCTGCCCGCGTTCGCCATGGCGCTGGCGTCCGCCGTCTGCGGCCTGGGCCAGAGCAAGGCCATCGTGGCGGCCTGCGAGTCCGTGTCCCGCAACCCCGGCGCCGCGGATTCCATCCGGTTTTTCCTGATCCTCGGCCTCGTCCTCATCGAGTCCCTGGCCCTCTACACCCTCCTGATCATCTTCGCCAAGTAG
- a CDS encoding radical SAM protein, translated as MQPEKAFDLYHYAEVLGTAARERVPLAVLAELTWRCVCRCRHCHVWPRAGAEPELPTGAWLRILDELSAAGTLFLTFSGGEPLLRDDLFTLIDRAIRLGTFVTVFTSGVVLTPDDAARLADSGVGTVEISFYSSRPEVYEAVTGVPGSFKRLEGNLRSLQDAGVPVMLKTPVTRTNYRSLPETFAWADDHGFPFRADFTVFPDCTGNACNHGEVLSETELEAAMRLAAPFQPQTAFYQSRPEDPVCYAGHRFCAIDPAGRLYGCTLMPAPAGDLTRERFADAWAHSPVLAALRGMRHGTRQACRNCELLPHCGRCPALSARTGGALDGVTDAVCREARVRARLAEGESAQRSKPTPRP; from the coding sequence ATGCAACCCGAAAAAGCCTTTGATCTTTATCATTACGCCGAGGTCCTCGGAACCGCCGCGCGGGAGCGGGTCCCCCTCGCCGTCCTCGCGGAGCTGACCTGGCGGTGCGTCTGTCGCTGCCGGCACTGCCACGTCTGGCCGCGGGCGGGGGCGGAACCGGAACTCCCCACCGGGGCGTGGCTTCGGATCCTGGACGAACTTTCCGCGGCGGGCACCTTGTTCCTGACCTTCTCCGGCGGCGAGCCCCTCCTCCGGGACGACCTGTTCACCCTCATCGACCGGGCGATCCGGCTCGGGACCTTCGTGACGGTCTTCACCAGCGGTGTCGTGCTGACCCCCGACGATGCGGCCCGGCTCGCGGATTCCGGGGTGGGAACGGTGGAAATCAGCTTCTACAGCAGCCGGCCGGAGGTCTACGAGGCCGTCACCGGCGTCCCCGGCAGCTTCAAGCGGCTGGAGGGCAACCTGAGGTCGCTCCAGGACGCCGGGGTCCCCGTGATGCTCAAGACCCCCGTCACCCGGACCAACTACCGCAGCCTGCCGGAGACCTTCGCGTGGGCCGACGACCACGGCTTCCCTTTCCGGGCCGACTTCACCGTGTTCCCGGACTGCACCGGCAACGCCTGCAACCATGGCGAGGTGCTGTCCGAGACCGAACTGGAGGCGGCGATGCGCCTGGCCGCCCCGTTCCAGCCGCAGACGGCGTTTTACCAGTCCCGGCCGGAGGACCCGGTCTGCTATGCCGGTCACCGCTTCTGCGCCATCGACCCGGCGGGGCGGCTTTACGGGTGCACGCTGATGCCCGCGCCGGCGGGCGACCTGACCCGGGAACGCTTCGCGGACGCCTGGGCCCATTCGCCGGTCCTGGCGGCGCTTCGCGGGATGAGGCACGGCACCCGCCAGGCCTGCCGGAACTGCGAGCTGCTGCCGCACTGCGGCCGCTGCCCCGCCCTCTCCGCCCGCACCGGCGGGGCGCTGGACGGGGTCACCGACGCCGTCTGCCGGGAGGCCCGGGTGCGGGCGCGGCTGGCGGAAGGGGAATCGGCGCAACGTTCAAAGCCGACGCCCAGGCCCTGA